The nucleotide window CATATTTTGAACATTCAAAAATATTGTAGATTTCGTTACTTTTCGCAGCATAAAATAATTCCCAAAGTAATGAAATACTTTTGGAATCAGGAGAAAATTTTAAAATTTCGGAACCTGCATTTTTAACGATTTGTTTACGGAAATTTTCTGCTTCTGCGGAAAATTCCAGATATAAGACTTCCCATGAAGCATTCTTGGGAAGATAGTACACGTGTTTTCCGGGTACTTTTACAAAAAATGCCTCATTTTTACCTATTCTGTAAATTTTATTATCTATCTTTATTTCTCCGTAACCGTTTATAGTGTATTGGAGTAAACAGTAATTGCCATCCTGTGGTCTTTTCATATTGTCCCAGTAATAATCGGAATTTGTAATTTTTGCCGATCGATACTGTTTATTGTTACAATGGGAAAAGGCTTTTTGAAACCGAAAATATTAAGGATCCATTCTTTGTCTTTTTTGAGCATTTTTTTACCCCTATATTATTTTTTTACTCTTTTTTTATTGTAAAATCAAGTTATTATATATTATACAATAGATTTCTTATGAAAACAAATAAAAAATTCGGAGGTAATGGTAATGAGAAAAATTTTTATTTTAATGGCATGTTTATTGTTAATATTAAGTTGCGGAGGAAAAGAAAATAAAGACGGCAGTAAAAGCGGAGGAGAAAAAGAACTGACTTATCTGATTTGGGATAAAGGCCAGGAAGCGGGAATGAAAGCTATTATAGATGAGTTTGAAAAAGAAAATCCGGGAGTAAAAATAAAATTACAGATAGTCGGATGGGAAGAATACTGGACAAAACTTGAAACATCGGCTACAGGAGGAACATTGCCGGATATATTCTGGATGCATTCGGAAAGATTTTACGATTATGCTTCAAACGGTATGTTAATGGAAGTAGATAAAAATATAGATGAGGGATTTAAACATTTTCCTCAGGATTTGGTAAAACTGTATCAGTTTAACGGAAAACAATACGCAGTACCGAAAGATTTCGACACCATAGGAGTATTTTATAATAAAGAATTATTTGATAAAGCGGGAGTGCCTTATCCTGACGGAAATTGGGACTGGGCACAATATCTGGAAACGGCTAAGAAATTAACTAAAGACGGTATTTACGGACTAAGTGCACCTTTGAATTTTCAGGAAGGTTTTTGGAATGAAGTATATCAAAATGAGGGTTATATAATAAAAGACGATAAATCAGGTTATAATAATCCTGCAACACAGGAAGCCATCCAATGGTGGGTAGACTTGAGTTTGAAAGAAAAAGTTTCCCCTTTGCAAAAAGAATTTGACGAAGTGGAATATGTTCAAATGTTTACTTCGGGAAAAGTAGCCATGGCTCAGTTAGGTTCATGGAATTTGCCGAGAATAGAAGAAGATAAAGAATTTGCTAAAAAAGTAGGCGTTACATATTTACCTAGAGGGAAAAAACAGGCAACTATATATAACGGTCTTGGATATTCAGTTTCTGCAAAAACAAAATATCCTGAAGAAGCTAAAAAATTCCTTCAATTTTTAGCAACAGAAAAAGCGAATTTATTACAGGCTAAATATGTTTCGGCTATACCTGCATACGAAGGAACACAGCAGGCGTGGGTAGATCATAATAAAGATATGGATTTGAAAATATTTATAGATCAGTTGAAATACGGTGTAGTTTATCCGTCTGCAAGTAACGGAGGAAAATGGAGAGATTTGGGAAATCAGATATTTGCACCTGTATTTGCCGGAAAAGTTGATGTAAAAACTGCGACTGAAGAATATGCAAAAAAAATGAATGAAATGATAGAAGCAAAATAGATAATTTGAAATGAGGCGAAAATATGAATAACATAAAATCAAATTATATGAAAAACAAAAAAACGGAAAATATGGTTTGGGGCTATTTTATGATAACCCCGACAATGTTGGGACTCTTTATACTTAATATACTGCCTATATTTCAAACTTTATATTTAAGTTTTACAAAGTCGGGAGCATTCGGTAAAGTTACATTTATAGGATTAAAAAATTATGTGAATTTATTTCAGGATAAACTTGTTATGCAGTCTTTTATAAATACTTTTATTTATACAATTTTGACAGTTCCTGCAGGAGTATTTTTATCTTTGATTACAGCTGTGCTGCTTAATGCCAAAATCAGAGGAAAGACAATATACAGAACGTTGTTTTTTCTTCCTGTTGTATCTGTTCCTGCAGCAGTGGCTCTTGTTTGGAAATGGATATTTAACTCGAAATTCGGAATTATAAATACAATATTAACAGCTGTAGGATTGAAGGGAGTAGACTGGCTTACAGATTCCAAGTCTGCAATGATATCTATAGTGATAGTAGGAATATGGAGCATGGTAGGTTATAATATGATAGTTATACTTGCGGGACTGCAGGAAATTGCCCAGACTTATTATGAAGCAGCTGAGATTGACGGTGCAGGTCCTGTAAAAAAATTTTTTTCAATAATATTGCCTTTGATAACTCCTACATTGTTTTTTATTATAATTACGACTTTTATAGGATGTCTTCAGGTTTTTGATGTTATTTATATGATGATAGGAAGGGCAAATGTAGTATTACCTAAAGTTCAGTCTGTAGTTGTACTTTTCTATAATTATTCTTTTGAAAGAAATATGAAAGGATACGGTTCGGCAATTATAATGATGCTGTTCCTTGTAATACTTCTTATAACTTATATTCAGTTAAAATTACAGAAGAAATGGGTCAATTATATGTCATAAAGCTAAAAAATACAACTGAAAAGAACGGAGAATGATATGAAAAAATACGGATATAAAGACAAAAACAAAATAATAGTACATATTTTATTAATAATAGGAGCATTGTTTATGACAGGTCCTTTTGTATGGACTATGCTGACATCTTTTAAAACATTGCCTGAATCTATAAGTGTTCCGCCTACGATATTTCCTAAAAACTATAATTTCGATAATTA belongs to Pseudoleptotrichia goodfellowii and includes:
- a CDS encoding ABC transporter substrate-binding protein → MRKIFILMACLLLILSCGGKENKDGSKSGGEKELTYLIWDKGQEAGMKAIIDEFEKENPGVKIKLQIVGWEEYWTKLETSATGGTLPDIFWMHSERFYDYASNGMLMEVDKNIDEGFKHFPQDLVKLYQFNGKQYAVPKDFDTIGVFYNKELFDKAGVPYPDGNWDWAQYLETAKKLTKDGIYGLSAPLNFQEGFWNEVYQNEGYIIKDDKSGYNNPATQEAIQWWVDLSLKEKVSPLQKEFDEVEYVQMFTSGKVAMAQLGSWNLPRIEEDKEFAKKVGVTYLPRGKKQATIYNGLGYSVSAKTKYPEEAKKFLQFLATEKANLLQAKYVSAIPAYEGTQQAWVDHNKDMDLKIFIDQLKYGVVYPSASNGGKWRDLGNQIFAPVFAGKVDVKTATEEYAKKMNEMIEAK
- a CDS encoding carbohydrate ABC transporter permease, which produces MKNKKTENMVWGYFMITPTMLGLFILNILPIFQTLYLSFTKSGAFGKVTFIGLKNYVNLFQDKLVMQSFINTFIYTILTVPAGVFLSLITAVLLNAKIRGKTIYRTLFFLPVVSVPAAVALVWKWIFNSKFGIINTILTAVGLKGVDWLTDSKSAMISIVIVGIWSMVGYNMIVILAGLQEIAQTYYEAAEIDGAGPVKKFFSIILPLITPTLFFIIITTFIGCLQVFDVIYMMIGRANVVLPKVQSVVVLFYNYSFERNMKGYGSAIIMMLFLVILLITYIQLKLQKKWVNYMS